A single region of the Glycine max cultivar Williams 82 chromosome 20, Glycine_max_v4.0, whole genome shotgun sequence genome encodes:
- the LOC100792701 gene encoding mavicyanin, producing the protein MTNLRNPRFNLFLVSLLVTLVQIQTKVRCYQYKVGDLDSWGIPISPSSQLYDKWSKYHYLSIGDSLLFLYPPSQDSVIQVTEESYKSCNLKDPILYMNNGNSLLNITSEGDFYFTSGEAGHCQKNQKLHITVGVGGNTNALAPTSLPLNAPSYPTVFGNIPMAPSTSSSPHLTSKFSLIIIGFFLCYVHCSLA; encoded by the exons ATGACCAATCTTAGAAATCCTAGATTTAACCTCTTTTTGGTGTCTCTCTTGGTTACGTTGGTCCAAATCCAAACCAAGGTGCGGTGCTACCAGTACAAAGTTGGAGATCTAGATTCCTGGGGAATCCCCATTTCACCAAGTTCACAACTATACGACAAATGGTCCAAATACCACTACCTCAGCATTGGTGATTCCCTCC TGTTTCTATACCCACCAAGTCAAGATTCAGTGATTCAAGTAACAGAGGAATCCTACAAGAGCTGCAACCTTAAAGATCCGATTTTGTACATGAACAATGGTAACTCGTTGTTAAACATTACATCAGAGGGTGACTTCTACTTCACCAGTGGAGAGGCTGGTCATTGccaaaagaatcaaaagctTCATATAACCGTGGGGGTTGGGGGAAACACGAACGCACTTGCTCCAACTTCATTGCCTCTAAACGCACCCTCTTACCCAACTGTATTTGGCAACATTCCCATGGCTCCCTCTACTTCTTCCTCACCTCACCTAACTTCAAAATTTTCCCTCATAATTATTGGATTCTTCCTATGTTATGTGCACTGCTCCCTAGCATAA